The region TATGGTGGATTGGTAAAAGGTTTGGGCGGAATCGGTATTGATAGAAGCCAAAAAAATGACCTGATTAACTTCGTGGCTCAACAATTTGCAAAAAAAGATTTCAGTCTGGTAATTACTCCGGAAGGTACAAGAAGCTGGGTTCCGAAATGGAGAAAAGGGTTCTATCATATGGCTTTGGCAGCAAAAGTTCCTATCGTTTTAGCGGCAGGAGATTTTAAAAGAAAAATAATTTATCTGGGCTACACTATTCCTTACGAAAGAATTGCTTCCACTCCTTTTGTTGAAATCATGGAAGAAATCCAGAATT is a window of Candidatus Chryseobacterium colombiense DNA encoding:
- a CDS encoding 1-acyl-sn-glycerol-3-phosphate acyltransferase, yielding MRKLIGKLMLKLMGWKVVLQGDPKSLNRCILVVAPHTHNMEYILGNLAYWSLEKPLKVIIKDAHTKAWYGGLVKGLGGIGIDRSQKNDLINFVAQQFAKKDFSLVITPEGTRSWVPKWRKGFYHMALAAKVPIVLAAGDFKRKIIYLGYTIPYERIASTPFVEIMEEIQNYYIKNDIVPKIPENWNPNIIGNDTDARS